A section of the bacterium genome encodes:
- the hemB gene encoding porphobilinogen synthase has product MSEFPVTRLRRLRMKETLRSMVRENFLRKEDLIYPLFVVPGKKVRNEVKSMPGVFQLSIDETVRECVEVKKLGIPSIILFGIPEHKDDVGSGAYDEHGIVQEAVRAIKKEVPELVVITDVCLCEYTSHGHCGIVKGNEIVNDASIELLAKEALTHAQAGADIIAPSDMFDGRVQLIRETLDDNGFDNLPIMSYAAKYASGFYGPFRDAAQSTPQFGDRRSHQMDPANSDEALREVEQDILEGADIVMVKPALSYLDVIRRVKDTFHLPTAAYNVSGEYAMIKAAGRNGWIDEERVMMETLVSMKRAGADLILTYFAKDAAKKL; this is encoded by the coding sequence ATGAGTGAATTTCCTGTCACCCGATTACGCCGTTTACGCATGAAAGAAACCTTGCGCAGTATGGTTCGCGAAAATTTCCTGCGCAAAGAGGACTTGATTTATCCCCTCTTCGTTGTTCCGGGGAAAAAAGTTCGTAACGAAGTCAAATCCATGCCCGGCGTTTTTCAACTTTCAATCGATGAAACCGTGCGCGAATGTGTTGAAGTGAAGAAGCTTGGTATTCCTTCAATCATTTTATTTGGAATTCCGGAACATAAAGATGATGTTGGTTCCGGAGCCTACGATGAACACGGTATCGTACAGGAAGCGGTTCGGGCAATCAAAAAAGAAGTTCCTGAGCTTGTGGTCATTACGGACGTCTGTTTATGCGAATACACGTCGCACGGGCATTGCGGCATTGTCAAAGGAAACGAAATAGTTAATGACGCCTCGATTGAATTATTAGCCAAAGAAGCGTTGACGCATGCCCAGGCCGGAGCGGATATTATTGCTCCTTCCGACATGTTCGACGGACGTGTACAGTTAATTCGTGAAACGCTCGATGACAACGGCTTTGACAATTTGCCCATCATGTCGTACGCGGCGAAATATGCATCCGGTTTCTATGGCCCTTTTCGCGACGCTGCGCAAAGCACGCCTCAATTCGGTGACCGGCGTTCGCATCAAATGGATCCGGCCAACTCCGACGAAGCGTTGCGCGAAGTCGAACAAGACATCCTGGAAGGCGCCGACATCGTGATGGTCAAACCGGCGCTTTCTTACCTCGATGTTATCCGCCGCGTGAAAGACACCTTTCATTTGCCCACGGCCGCGTATAATGTCAGCGGAGAATATGCGATGATTAAAGCAGCCGGAAGAAATGGATGGATCGATGAGGAACGTGTGATGATGGAAACGCTTGTCAGTATGAAGCGTGCAGGCGCTGACTTGATTTTAACTTACTTCGCAAAAGATGCTGCGAAGAAATTATGA
- the hemL gene encoding glutamate-1-semialdehyde 2,1-aminomutase, with protein sequence MKTSKSEKLFERAKQFIPGGVNSPVRAFKSVGRSPLFIQKASGSKMTDADGNEYIDYVGSWGPMILGHAHPAILEAINKTALDGTSFGAATEREIEMAELICSIMPSIEMVRMVNSGTEATMSAIRLARAYTKRDKIIKFEGCYHGHADSFLIKAGSGAMTLGIPDSPGVSASIASGTLTARYNDIESIKTLIGSNPNDIAAIIVEPIVGNMGCIPPQNDFLKKLRTLCDEHKIVLIIDEVMTGFRVALGGAQELYNVKADLTTLGKIIGGGLPVGAYGGKKEIMQLVAPSGPMYQAGTLSGNPLAMAAGMAILQILKNDSSIYKQLENKSAILEKGLDEIIQKHQLPLTQNRVGSMFTLFFTSQKVIDYDSAKTANTKAFGIYFNEMLNHGIYLAPSQFEAAFMSLAHSEKDIEHTIQAAEQSLLKACKQ encoded by the coding sequence ATGAAAACATCCAAATCTGAAAAACTATTCGAACGAGCAAAACAATTTATTCCCGGTGGAGTTAATTCACCCGTTCGTGCTTTTAAATCTGTGGGCCGCTCACCTCTTTTTATTCAAAAAGCTTCCGGTTCAAAAATGACGGATGCCGATGGCAACGAATACATCGATTATGTCGGCTCATGGGGCCCGATGATCCTCGGACATGCTCATCCTGCTATTCTGGAAGCAATTAATAAAACTGCACTCGACGGTACTAGTTTCGGCGCCGCTACAGAACGAGAAATCGAAATGGCCGAATTGATTTGTTCGATCATGCCGTCCATTGAAATGGTTCGAATGGTCAACTCCGGAACGGAAGCAACGATGAGCGCTATTCGCCTGGCTCGCGCTTATACCAAACGCGATAAAATTATAAAATTCGAAGGGTGTTATCACGGCCACGCGGATTCGTTTCTGATCAAAGCCGGTTCCGGCGCAATGACGTTAGGAATTCCCGACAGTCCGGGCGTATCCGCTTCCATTGCAAGCGGAACTTTAACCGCACGCTACAACGATATTGAATCGATTAAAACATTGATTGGATCCAATCCAAACGATATCGCTGCGATCATTGTCGAACCGATTGTCGGTAACATGGGTTGCATTCCGCCACAAAATGATTTTCTTAAAAAATTGCGTACGCTTTGCGACGAACATAAAATCGTTTTGATCATTGATGAAGTAATGACGGGGTTTCGCGTTGCATTAGGCGGTGCGCAGGAATTGTATAACGTCAAGGCTGACCTGACTACACTGGGAAAAATTATCGGCGGCGGATTGCCTGTTGGCGCTTATGGCGGTAAAAAAGAAATTATGCAGTTGGTGGCGCCATCAGGACCGATGTATCAAGCCGGTACGCTTTCCGGTAATCCCCTTGCTATGGCTGCAGGCATGGCCATACTTCAAATTCTGAAAAACGATTCGAGTATTTACAAACAACTCGAGAACAAATCGGCGATACTTGAAAAAGGTCTGGATGAAATTATTCAAAAGCATCAATTGCCTTTGACGCAAAACCGTGTCGGGTCGATGTTTACCCTGTTTTTTACGTCACAAAAAGTTATCGATTATGATTCGGCAAAAACGGCCAATACCAAGGCTTTTGGAATATACTTCAATGAGATGCTGAATCATGGAATTTATCTTGCACCGTCACAGTTTGAAGCCGCGTTCATGTCCCTCGCCCATTCTGAAAAAGATATTGAACATACAATCCAAGCTGCGGAGCAATCTCTGTTGAAAGCCTGTAAGCAGTAA
- the tgt gene encoding tRNA guanosine(34) transglycosylase Tgt, giving the protein MKFTLLHKDQSSDQSRARAGLLETDHGSIETPIFMPVGTLGDVKAIEHRELKENGAQIILGNTYHLYLRPGTEIIQKAGGLHRFIGWDLPMLTDSGGYQVFSLSQLRKLSHDGVKFKSHIDGSNHFFRPEDVVQIQRKLGSDICMVLDECPPYPCTHEYAARSNDLTLAWAERSKIEFEKSEPLYGHRQALFPIVQGSVFEDIRLKSAESLIAMDFEGYAIGGVSVGEPKHEVYRIAEMNCAVLPENKPRYLMGVGTPEDILECIERGVDMFDCVMPTRNARNGTLFTTWGKMTIRNAIYADDFTPIDENCNCYTCRNFTKAYVRHLSSIGEIVGHQLTTIHNIHFYLWLAKESRKHILNNTFTQFKTDLLARYAENEAKRGIGLDKSRKPRRKKKDYETT; this is encoded by the coding sequence TTGAAATTTACTTTACTTCACAAAGACCAAAGTTCTGACCAATCGCGTGCTCGTGCCGGTTTACTGGAAACGGATCATGGCTCCATTGAAACGCCGATTTTTATGCCGGTCGGAACGCTTGGCGATGTTAAGGCGATCGAGCATCGCGAGCTTAAAGAAAACGGCGCACAAATTATTCTCGGCAATACTTATCATTTGTATCTTCGGCCTGGTACTGAAATTATTCAAAAAGCCGGCGGACTCCACCGATTTATCGGTTGGGATCTACCAATGCTGACCGACAGTGGCGGTTATCAGGTTTTCAGCCTTTCACAATTACGGAAATTATCCCATGACGGCGTCAAATTTAAATCGCACATAGACGGATCCAATCATTTTTTCCGCCCGGAAGACGTCGTGCAAATTCAACGTAAACTTGGTTCCGACATCTGCATGGTTCTCGATGAATGTCCGCCTTATCCCTGTACTCATGAATACGCCGCTCGCTCGAATGATCTGACACTTGCCTGGGCCGAACGGAGCAAAATTGAATTTGAAAAATCCGAACCGTTGTATGGACATCGTCAGGCTTTATTTCCTATCGTACAGGGCAGCGTCTTCGAAGATATTCGCCTGAAAAGTGCCGAATCTTTGATCGCGATGGATTTTGAAGGATATGCCATCGGCGGCGTCAGCGTTGGCGAACCCAAACATGAAGTTTATAGAATAGCTGAAATGAACTGTGCCGTGCTGCCTGAAAATAAACCTCGTTACCTGATGGGAGTCGGCACACCGGAAGATATCCTGGAATGTATCGAACGCGGCGTCGATATGTTCGATTGCGTGATGCCTACCCGTAATGCTCGAAACGGCACATTATTTACAACATGGGGCAAAATGACTATTCGAAACGCTATTTATGCGGATGATTTCACGCCTATTGATGAAAATTGTAATTGCTATACCTGCCGTAACTTTACTAAAGCATACGTGCGTCACCTGTCAAGCATTGGCGAAATTGTCGGACATCAGCTGACGACAATTCACAACATTCACTTTTATTTATGGCTGGCAAAAGAATCCCGGAAACATATTTTGAATAATACTTTTACACAATTCAAAACCGATCTTCTTGCGCGTTATGCTGAAAACGAAGCTAAACGCGGAATCGGATTGGATAAATCACGCAAACCGAGAAGAA